A genomic segment from Drosophila miranda strain MSH22 chromosome 3, D.miranda_PacBio2.1, whole genome shotgun sequence encodes:
- the LOC117188150 gene encoding serine/threonine-protein phosphatase alpha-2 isoform: MSRRSSRGATDGRAGRDFFHRQSMTYLDTVIEKLLSDGANPRANELTENELTDICMSARSLFLSQPMLLELSAPVKICGDIHGQYKDLVRIFKKCGYPPSANYLFLGDYVDRGQNSIETLTLLLAYKLRYPVNFFLLRGNHESPELNQIYGFYDECKRRYSIKMWRSFVDCYACMPVTAIVSDRIFCVHGGLSPDLNTLDDIRNLKRPADVPDTGLLCDLLWSDPDSTTDGWGWNERGVSVTFGHLIVERFLRQNNFNLIARAHQVVADGYEFFANRQLVTIFSAPNYCNIFDNCGAVLVVDDSLVCHFTIIRPDHSPPFIVRKAQNTPSPTPPSAGQESKG; this comes from the coding sequence ATGTCTCGTCGCTCGAGTCGTGGGGCGACTGATGGCAGAGCTGGCAGAGACTTTTTCCATCGCCAGAGCATGACCTATCTGGACACGGTAATAGAGAAGCTGTTGTCGGACGGCGCGAATCCGCGGGCCAACGAGCTGACCGAGAATGAGCTGACGGACATTTGCATGTCGGCAAGGTCGCTGTTCCTCTCGCAGCCCATGCTGCTGGAGCTGAGTGCGCCGGTGAAGATCTGCGGGGACATACATGGGCAGTACAAGGACCTGGTGAGGATATTCAAGAAGTGCGGCTATCCGCCGAGTGCCAACTACCTGTTCCTCGGGGACTACGTGGACCGGGGCCAGAACTCGATCGAGACACTCACCCTCCTGCTGGCCTACAAGCTGCGCTACCCGGTGAACTTCTTCCTGCTGCGGGGCAACCACGAGTCGCCGGAGTTGAACCAGATCTACGGCTTCTACGACGAGTGCAAGAGGCGGTACAGCATCAAGATGTGGCGCTCCTTTGTCGACTGCTACGCCTGCATGCCGGTGACCGCCATCGTGTCGGACAGGATCTTCTGCGTGCACGGGGGCCTCAGTCCGGACCTGAATACGCTCGATGATATCCGGAATTTGAAGCGACCCGCCGACGTGCCCGACACCGGTCTGCTCTGTGACCTGCTGTGGTCCGATCCGGACTCCACCACTGATGGCTGGGGCTGGAACGAGCGCGGCGTTAGCGTCACCTTCGGCCACCTCATTGTGGAGCGCTTCCTGCGGCAGAACAACTTCAACCTGATCGCCCGAGCCCATCAGGTCGTGGCGGATGGCTATGAGTTCTTTGCGAACCGCCAGCTAGTGACCATCTTCTCGGCCCCCAACTACTGCAACATTTTCGACAACTGCGGCGCCGTTCTGGTCGTGGACGACTCTCTGGTCTGTCACTTCACCATCATTCGACCAGATCATTCGCCTCCCTTCATTGTAAGGAAAGCGCAGAATACTCCGAGCCCCACACCACCGTCGGCTGGACAGGAGTCCAAAGGTTGA